From the genome of Mycoplasmopsis bovis PG45:
CACTTGAAAGAGGCTTTGGCAATACTGTTGCAGTTGCACTAAGAAGAGTTTTATTATCAAACGTTACTTCTTTAGCACTATTTGCAATCAAAATTTCAGGTGTTAGCCACGAATTTCAAACTATTCCGGGAATTGTAGAAGATGTTACAGCTATCATAATGAACTTAAGGAAAGTTAAATTCAAATATAATCCTGAATTTGTTAAAGACGGCGAAATTATTAAAGCTACAATTAAAGCTGAACAACCAGGAATTGTGACATCTAAGAGCATTGAAATAACTAACCCTTCAGTTGAGATCATCAACAAAAGCCAAGAAATAGCAAACATACAAAAAGGTTCATTGGTGATCGAACTATTCTTAAGGCCAGGCAGAGGTTTTATCTCAAATGAAAGCAATAAAAAATTCATACAAAATGATTCTTTATTTGCTTCAAAAATTGAATCAAACATCAAAAAAGGCTTATTTATAGCTGTTGACAGCAATTTTAGTCCTGTTGAAAAATGCAGTTATACTGTTAGAGAACTAAATACATCTAGCAATAAAATTGAAGAAGAGTTATTATTCACAATTAAAACTGATGGCACCATTGATGCTAAAAGTGCTATAAATCAAGCTTGCAAGATTTTAGTTGCTCACTTTATGGCTGTTGGTGATGTTGATTCAATGAAGCTTGATGTCTTCGAAGAAGAAAAAGTTAAAAATGATGAACCAATTGAAAATGATGTTGATATTAACCAATTAGGATTATCTGTACGTTCATTAAACGCACTTAAGAGAATTGGAAAAACAAAAGCTTCTGAAGTGGCTGCTATGACCTGAGAGGAATTAGAACAAACTAAGAACTTAGGTAGAAAATCATTAGATGAAATTCAAGAATGTTTAAAGGTAAATGGCTTCACTCTAAATAAAGGAGATGAATAATGGCTAATCCAACACAAATTTACAGTCGTGACGCTAAATGACGTAAAGGTGTTATGAGAACATTAGTTAGCGAATTATTTGCTAATGGTCGCATAACAACTACATTAACACGTGCTAAAGAATTACGTAGACATGCAGAAAAATTAATTACTAAGGCAAAAAACCCAACTCTTGCAAACCGTAGAATTTGTGCAAGTTTCTTGCGTCCTACATTAGTAGAAGATGGCAAGAAAGATGTACTAAAACACTTATTTGACACAATCGCACCATCATATGCAAAACGTAATGGTGGCTACACTAGAATTTACAAGTTAGTTAACCGTCAAGGTGACAATGCACCTATGGCTATTATTGAATTAGTTTAATTTTCCTTATCCGCTTTCTTTTAATAATAATTGCTTTGCAATTTAACTAAAAGTTGCAAAATTCCTTTTGATTTAATGATGCTATTCTAAGCATCATTTTTTACTTTTCAGCCTTTAAAATAGTTTAAAAAGTTAAACTTTCAAAATTTGTTTTGGTAGTATAATAAGTACATTATGATCAAAGTAACTGACTTAATGTTTAAATATCCAAGTGCTAGTGCATATGCTATTGACAATCTTAATTTGGAAATTGAGAGCGGCAAGTATGTAGCAATTTTAGGACACAATGGCTCTGGTAAGAGTACATTTTCTAAATTACTAGTTGCACTATATAAGCCAGCTGACGGAAAAATTGAATTAGATGGCACAACTATAAGCAAGGAAACAATTAGAGAAATAAGAAGTAAAATAGGAATCATTTTTCAAAATCCAGATAACCAATTTATCGGTGCTTCTGTTGAAGATGATGTTGCCTTTGGATTAGAAAACAAACGTGTTCCTAGAAAGGAAATGAAACCTATTATTGATGAATTAGCCACAAAAGTTGGGATGGGTAATTACTTAGAAAAAAGTCCACAATCTCTTTCTGGTGGACAAAAACAACGTGTAGCTATTGCATCAGTTTTAGCCTTAGACCCTGACATTATTATCTTTGATGAAGTAACTAGTATGCTTGATCCACTGGGCAAGAGAAAAGTGCTTAATATCATTAATGCAGTACAAAAAGAGAGAAAGAAGACACTTATATCAATAACCCATGATATGGATGAAGCTATTTTAGCTGATTATTGTTTAGTTTTCTCTGAAGGCAAAATAATAGCTGCTGGTTCCCCTAGCGAAATATTAAACAACAAAGAGATTTTATCATTAGCTAAAATTGACTCTCCTTTTATTTACAAATTAAGCGAAAAAATTAATGGTGTAAAACCAACATATCACGAACAGGAGTTATTAGATCAAATATGCAAATAACTGTTAAAGACTTAGTGCACACATTTTTAGCTAAAACTCCTTATGAACTTAATGCAATAAACCACGTAAATGTTGAAATTAAGCAAGGTGAATTTATTGGAGTAATAGGACAAACCGGGAGTGGCAAAACAACTTTTATTGAGCATCTTAATGCTTTGTTATTACCTAGCAATGGCGAAATAGAATGAGTTTTTGAAAATGAGAAACTTGACCGTAAAACAGGCAAAAAAGAAAAATTCATTGATAGTTTTATAGTTAAACCTACTCGTAGAAAAAAAGTTAAGAAAGCTAAAGATATTCGTAAAAGAGTTGGAGTTGTATTTCAGTTTGCTGAATACCAACTATTTGAAGAAACTATTGAAAAAGACATTGCATTTGGACCAAGAAGTTTTGGTATCAGCAAACAAGAAGCATTTGAAAGAGCTGCTAAATACATTAAATTAGTTGGGCTTGATGAATTGTTTTTAAAACGTTCACCATTTGAATTATCTGGTGGTCAAAAAAGAAGAGTTGCTCTTGCAGGGATATTAGCAATGGAACCAGATTTTATAATTGCTGATGAACCCACTGCAGGATTAGATCCTGCTGGAGTTATTGAAATATTAAATATTTTCAAAGAGCTCCATAATCAAGGTAAAACAGTTATTATTGTAACTCATGACTTAGATAATGTTTTAGAATACACTCAAAGAGTATTAGCCTTTAAAGACGGCCAAATTGTAAAAGACGGTGATACACATGATGTATTAAGAGATACTGAATTTTTGAAAAATAACTATATGGAACCGCCAAAGCTTTTGGATTTTGTATCTAAATTAGAAGCTAATGGAATAAATGTTCCCAGAGTTACTTCAATTGATGAACTAGCTGATTTTATTAATAAACATATGAGTAATAAAAATAAGAGTGGGGTCAAAGATGAACAGTAATTACGGTCGCTATATGATGAACGACACAGTTGTTCACAGAATGGATCCTAGATTCAAAATTGTATTCATCATAATTTACATTGTTTTAACTTTTGTTGCTAAAGACTTTATAACATTAGGCATAATTTTAGTTCCTTTGTTAGTTTTATTCTTAATTGAAACTAAAAGCCCAACAGCATTTTTAAGACTATGAATAATGCCGTTACTTATTGGTTTCTTCCTTTTCTGAGTTAATATCTATACTATGAAAGTTGATGTTTATGATTCAGCTGGACAGTGAACTGAGAAGTATAAAGCCTTAAAACAGTGATATCCGCTTCCTATTCACTTAGGTAAAAGCTTCCATATCTCATGAGAAGTAATTGCTAGAACACTAGGTCTTGTGGTACGTGTTTATATTATGATTATGGCAACTAGTTTAATGATTAATACAACTAAGCCAATGCTTTTATCAAAAGCAATTGATGATTTATTATTACCACTTAAATTATTATTTATTCCAACTCACGTAATAGTAATGATAATTTATATTGCTTTAAGATTTATTCCTACATTGTTAGAAGAAGCACAAAGAATCACTAAAGCTCAAGCCAGCCGGGGTGTTGACTTTAAAAATGGTAAATTTAAAGATAAGGTTAAGTCATTTACAACTTTAATTATTCCATTATTTGTAACTGCATTTTCAAAGGCTGAAGACTTATCAAATGCAATGGAAACCAGAGGATACAATCCATATGCTAAAAGAACTAAATATAGATTAATTATTCCAACCTGAAGAGATATATTTCTAGTTCTTATTGCTGCCTGAGCAATTACATATGTTGTCTTAGTTGACAAACAAATAATACCAACAAAACAAGTCTTTTGATATGCAAATACATTCTTTGCATTTTAGCAATTAAAAAACGAGTGAACTTTTCAAACACTCGTTTTTTATTTTAGTTCGGTAAAATTTTACTAATTGTACTATCATCTAGTTTTATAGCATCAGCTATTCTTTTTAAAGCGATCCTAATACTATCTAATAATTTAAAAGCATTTTTTGCTTTTTCGTAGATAGGGTTAAGTTTACTTATTTCTGAATTTTTTACGAATAAGTCTGTTTTATTGGTTAGTTCGACAAAAACCTTCAAAATTTCAGGCTTGTCTTTTAGTGCATTTTTAATTTTAGAAACTGAATCATGATACTTTAGCTTTGAAGCAATTTCATGAAAAGTATTTAAATAATTAGATAACTCTCAGATCATACTATATGTAGCATGCGAGTGATCATGACTTGAGTTTTCTCCTGTGTTAGAATCATATATTTTTATTAAATCATCTTTAAATTGTGATGGTTCTATTAAAGAAGACTTATTAAAATTAATTAATGAGCTATAAACAGTTCTATAGTCATCTTGTATCCATTCAGTTCACTCTTTGTTGGTAAAAAAAGCTGATGATTCATTTAACTGTGGAAGTGCAAAATAGATAATTTTTGAATTATCTTTGGAACTTCTATTGTTAAAGTCATCAAAAAACTTATTAGAGTTATTTACTACTTGAACATTTAGGTCATTAGTTAAGCTAACTAAAGCCTTAGTTATTTTAGCTGCTTGCGAATTATGAGCATAGTCAAAAAATGTACCTTTTACTGTTTTATAGACTGATTCGTCATTTTTAACTAGGTCATAAAACTTTTGCATTTGCTTATCTATATCATAAGAAGCATCAGGGTCAATAATATTCTTAACTAAATTGTCATATAACATAACATTGAAAAAGTTTTTAGTTTCTGCATTGTCTGAATGAAATGAGTTATTAACTTTTTTGGCTAAAAAATCATTTTCAATTCTGTCAACTTCAACTTTATACTGTTTTATAAGTTCACTTATTGACTTTGTGCTATTGTCGCTTTGATTAGTATTAGTATTATTGCACCTAGCCGATACAACTAAGGGGAAAGCTACTAATGGTGCTATCATAAAGAACTTATTTAATTTATTTTTCATAATATCTTTCTACATATTGGATAATATAAAATAATATGTTTTAATATAATAATTATAAATGCACTAATCAAAAATATTCATCATTTTGTTATATATGCTCTTAAAATAAGGAGATAAAATGAAGCAATTTATAGTAATTGGCAATTGAAAAATGTATAAAACATTTACAGAAACATTAAACTTTTTTGATGAGTTTGCTATAGAATACAAAAAGTTTCGCAAAGCTAATCCTGAATTAGTTCCTTACATTGATAATAACATTTTTGGCGTAGCCCCTTCACAATGTAATTTGCCTGCCTATTTTACAAATAAGATTCCCGAACTTAAATTATGCAGTCAAAATATGTCTAAAAATGAAGAAGGCGCTTTTACTGGAGAAGTAAGTGCAAGAATGCTTAGAGATATCAATGTTTCATATGCTTTATGTGGGCACTCAGAAAGAAGAAGATACCACAGCAACCATGAAAATGATGAATCAACTCATTTAAAAATAAAGCAGTCAGTTAAATATGACATAACACCAATTATCTGCATTGGCGAATCTAAAGAAGACAGAGATGCTGGCAGAACTGAAGAGGCTATTCATAAACAGTTACAAATTCTTTTAGATGAAGTTAATATTCACAAAGTTATTATAGCTTATGAACCAGTATGATCAATAGGAACTGGAATAACTCCTACACCTGAAGAAGTTGAAAATGTCAGTGCACTAATTCACAAGCTAACTAGCCCTGATGTGCCTGTTTTATATGGTGGCAGCATTAGCGAGAAAAATATAAATGATTTTACCAATTTGCCTAATTTAAATGGTTTTTTGGTTGGATCAGCAAGTTTAAAAATTGACAAATTTTTAAAACTTATATCAGCAAATTCCGACGGAATTATGCCTAAAGAAAAATAAAAAAACTGAAGGTGGATTTCGCTCCATTTCAGTTTTTTATATTTCTAGTAGCCGCCGTGTGATTTTTTCCCTTCAACTATAGCAACAGATCTACTTGTGCCAAATCTAGTTGCGCCTGCTTGGTACATTTTAATCATATCATCTTTATTTGATATACCACCAGCAGCTTTAATTAGTAATTTTTCACCACAAACTGATTTCATTATTTTAACATCTTCTAAGCTTGCACCACGAGTTGAAAAACCGGTTGATGTTTTGATAAATTCAGCACCTGATTGCATAACAATTTCAGTAACTTTTTCAATTTCTTCTTTAGTTAGAAGTGCTGTTTCAACAATAACTTTAAGGACATGCTTGCCACAAGCGTGTTTTACAACCATAATGTCTTTAAGCACATAGTCATAGTCTTTATCTTTTAGCTTGCCAATGTTGATAACCATATCAATTTCATCAGCGCCAGCTTTTATAGCTTCAGAAGCTTCATATGCTTTGCAATTTGTAAGCATTGCACCCAATGGGAAACCTATAACCGAAGTAATGCCAATATCTGTCCCTTTTAACTGTTCTTTTACATATGGAACATATGAAGAATTAACACATACTGTTTTAAAGTTATATTGTTTTGCTTCAGTAATTAATTTATCAATATCAGCTTTTGTAGCTTCAGCTTTTAAAAATGTGTGGTCAATCATTTTGTTGTAATCAATTTTCATTTTATTCCTCTATTTTAGTCTGTCAATAATAATTTTATTTTCAACTTGCACCGCGCCAATTCTGTATGCTTTTGATAATTCATCTTTTAAGTCTGAATTAATCTCTTTTGAAGAGTAGAGTGTAAATAGCTTATCGCCTTTTTTGACCGTTTCATTGGTTTTTTTGTGCAATGTAATACCAGCTTCAAAGTCAATTTTATCTTCTTTAGTTGCTCTACCAGCACCAAGCTTCATTGCAACTATTCCAAATGTTAAGGCATCAAAAATTTCTAAATATCCATTGCTATCTGCATAGATATCAAATGAATATTTTGGATTTCAAAATGAAGGGCTTTTTAACGCTTCAGTATCACCGCCTTGTAATTTGATGAATTCATAAAACTTTTCTAATGCTTTACCATTTTTAATAACTTCATCAACTAACTTTAAGCCTTCTTCATGTGACTTAGCAATTTTAGCTTGCTCCATAATGGTTGCACATGATGAATAAACTAATTCTTTAAAGTCAGATGGACCATTGCCTTGAAGTGTTCTAATAGCTTCTAAAACTTCATTTTTATTGCCTATTTCCCTGCCGATTGGTCTAGACATATTTGTAATTTCAGCTCTTACATCAACATTTAGCTCTTTGCCAATTGAAATCATTGTTCTAGACAATTCTCTTGCTAGTTCAGGTGTTTTCATAAATGCGCCATTACCACATTTAACATCTAATAAAATTGCATCGCTACCAGTTGCAAGTTTTTTAGACATTATGCTAGAAGCTATAAGTGGAATTGACTGTACACATGAAGTAACATCTCTTAAGGCATATATTTTTTTATCAGCAGGTACTAATGAACTGCTTTGTCCAATAACAGCAATTTTGTGTTCTTTAACTTGTTTTTTAAATTGAGCATCACTAAGTTCAACTGTAAAGCCTGGGATTGATTCTAATTTATCAATTGTCCCGCCTGTATGACCCAGACCTCTACCTGACATTTTTGCGACAGGAGCTCCTAAAGCAGCACAAATAGGAGCAACAGCCAGTGTTGTTTTATCACCTACACCACCAGTTGAGTGCTTATCAACTTTTATACCAGGAATATCTGATAGGTCAATTACATCGCCTGAGTGCATCATAAATTTAGTAAAGTAAGCTAACTCAGCTGATTCCATTCCTTGAAACATTACAGCCATTAAAAAAGCAGCCATTTGATAATCAGGAGTTTGTCCCTTGACATATGAGCCTAATAAAAAGTCTATTTCGCTATTACTAAGAGATTTACCTAATCTCTTTTTTTCAATTAAATCAACAATACGCATTTTGATCCTAATAGTTAATTATGCTAACTCTAAAGCTATTTTCATCATATTATTAAATGATGTTTGACGCTCTTCAGGAGTTGTTTCTTCGTGTGTAATTAAGTTATCGCTAACTGTTAGTAAGCAAGCAGCTTGCTTTCCTAATTTTTCAGCATTTGTAAATAGCGCATAGCTTTCCATTTCCACACAAGCAGCTTGTGATTCAGCTATTCTTTCACTAAGGGGTACTGATGAGTAAAATACATCAGAAGAATGAGTTCTAGCTGTTTTCATTTCAATTCCTAGCTTTTCAGCAGATTTTTTAATTTCTTCATTCAATGAAGCACTTGGGTAAGCCACAAATGAGTGGTCATTTAATACTAATTTTCTAAAAGCATTTGAATCAGCGTAAGCTGAATCAACTAATACTGTGTCATATAATTTTAAGTCTTCTACATAGGCACCTGTAGAGCCAACTCTAATAATTTTGTCAACATCATAGAACTTAAACAATTCATAACTATATATACCAATTGATGGGCAACCCATTCCACTAGCAGCTATAGAAACTTTTTTGCCTTTGTATGTACCTGTATACATAAAAACGTTTCTAACTGTATTTACTAGTTCATATCCTTCATCTAAAAATGTTTCAGCAATATACTTTGCTCTTAAAGGGTCGCCAGGCATTAAAACTAATTTAGCAATTGATCCTTTTGGTGCATTTATGTGTGGTGTCATATTTTCTCCTTAATGCAATATTAAAATTTATGAATCTAATAAAAATCTGATTAAATGTGTGATTTATATTTTATTAGAGCCTACATAATATGCTTTATTTTATAAATAAAACTATCATATATATTTTAACATAATGGGGGTGTGTTTCGCCTATATAAAAGCTTTGACAATGTGTAAATATTTGATAAAATAATTGTTTTATTTTCTATTGTTTTTTGCTATTTTTTATATTATTAAATGACACTTGTTAATATATATACTTTTTACAATAAATAAGGAGGGCATATGCTAAAAAAAGGCATTGTTTTTAGTGACGTGGATGGTACCATTTACTCACGTGATAATTATGTATCTAATTTCAATCTAGATATTATTAAGTCATATCAAATAAGCTTCAATATAGCAACTGGTAACCCTATTTGCCCTAGAATGTTAAAATTAGCAAAACTTACCGATGCTGACTATATTATTGGCTCATCTGGAGCACAAATTTATGACTATAAAAACAGTAAATTTGTTAAGGAAGACTACATTGATGCTGATGTGGTTAAACAAATATTTAAGATTTTTTGAGAACAAAATATTCCAGCAGCGGCTTGGTCAAGTCATATTTTTTATGCTTTTAGAGAAAATGAAAAAGAGTTTCTAAATAAGATTTATTACAGATATGAAAGTTTTGACCAATTCACTATGTACAAAGGCGAATCAGACATAAAGCCAATAGCTAAAATGGAAGTGTATTTTGAAGACTTTGACAAAATTGATGAGCTTATGGCTGAGCTTTCAAAACTAAAATGTAAGTTAATTAAAACACATATGAATTTAGAAATATTACCAATAAAAGAATCTAAAGGTAATGCAATTATGTGAATTCTTGATAATCTACTAAAAGATTATAGCACTGATGAAATTATGGTCATAGGTGACAGCGAAAATGACTTTAGTATGTTCAAAAAGTTTAATTATTCATATGTTATGGATAATGCAAAGGACGAAGTTAAGAAGAGAGCTAACTTTGTGACTAAAGATGTGCAAGAACACGGTCTAGGACATGCAATTTTGGACTATATGCAGAAATTCCAAGGCAACTTAAATAAAAAAGAAGAATAATAGTTGGCCATTTTTGCCTATTTTATAGGCAATATGGCTTTTTTAAAATTTATGAAATATTAATCTTATTAATATTTTGTTAAAATTTTGAAAGTAATAAGGCGGTGTTATATGGCTAAATTTATTGATGAGATTAAATTGACTTTAATAGCAGGAAAAGGTGGAGACGGAATTATTTCTTTCAGAAGGGAAGCTCATGTTGATAAGGGTGGCCCTGATGGCGGTGATGGTGGTAAAGGCGGAAACATCTATTTTGTAGGTGATAAAGGCAAGAATACTTTACTTTCACTTTACGGAAATAAGCAAATTAGTGCAGAAGATGGCATTAATGGCGGACCTAAAAATCTTTATGGCGCAACTGGCAAAAGCACATATGTAAAAGTTCCAATTGGCACAATGGTGTATAAAAATAATAAATTGGTTGCTGATATAGTAGAAGAAAAAGAATATTTAGTTGCTCAAGGCGGAATAGGTGGCAGAGGTAATGCTAAATTTAAAAGTAGCAGAAATACTGCACCAAGAATTTGTGAAAATGGAACACCTGGTGAAAAGTATTTAGCTCATATTGTGCTTAAAGTAATGTCTGATGTTGGTATTATAGGAAAACCTAGTGCTGGTAAAAGTACATTACTTAGTGCTATATCAAATGCCAAAGCCAAAATTGCTGAGTATGAATTTACTACATTAGTTCCTCAATTAGGTTTAGTTAAATATCACGATCATTCTTTTACAGTAGCAGACTTACCTGGATTAATTAAGGGTGCTTCAGAAGGAAAAGGTCTAGGAATTCAATTCTTAAGACACATTGAAAGGTGCAGAGTTGTTGTGCAAATAATTGACTTTGGTTCTGATGAAAAAGACCCAATCGAAGACTTTGAAGTAATTAATAAAGAATTAGAAGAATACAGCAAGAAATTAGCAAGTAAAGCCAAAGTAGTTGTTGCTAATAAGTCTGATTTACAGGGTTTTCGGGTAAGAGTTGATGCTTTTAAGGCTAAATATCCTGATGTTGATGTTGTTGAAATAAGCGCTATTGAACGAAGTAATTTAGATGAATTAAAAGGCAAAATTTGGAAAGTATTAGAAGAGACTAAGATGGCTCCAACTGAAGAAGATGATGAAGAAGAATCAGTTGTTGAAATTAAATTAGAAGAAGATTATAAAATATCAAATCCATATGCAGGATTTTTTGAAATTACTGGCCCTAAAATAGAGCAAATATATCACAAAATTCCGTTAGTTAGCTATGATAACTTAATACGATTCAATACAATGCTTAAAAAAATAGGTGTTTGAGATGATTTGCTTAAGTATGACATAAAGCCGGGTGATACTGTCAGAATCCTAGAGTATGAGTTTGAGTGAGATGGAGAATTTTAAGTCTAATTGGTCTGTTTTATAGGCAAATATAAAAAAGCAGCATGTGCAATACATGTTGCTTTTTCAATGTTAATTAAGTTTAGATATTTTTTGGCCTAAGTTGATTTTTTCCATAAACTTTTTAGCCACTTCTAATTGTTCTGCTTTAGACTGCCTGAGCTCTTCTTCGGTCTTCTTTTGCTCTTCTTCTTTTTCTTTTATTTGATTTTGCAAGCTTTTCTTTTTGCCTTCATCTGAAGCAGTTTCTAGCTCTTTTTTAAGATTGGCAATTTCAGTTTTTAGCTCTTCAATAGTAGTTACAGCAGGCTTTAATTTGCTATATTCAACTATTTCTTCATAATTAGAAATCATATCAAGATCTTTTATTTCATCAACTCATTTATCAAATTGAGTTGGCAAGTACTGATCCTGTGGACTAACAGTAACCTTTTTATCTTGGTTATCTAAGTTAAAGTCCTTGATGATATCATAAATTTTGTAGCTTGACTTTTTATTAGGTTCTGCTGGATTTTCTAACACTTCTAGGAAATATTTGAAATCATACTTCTTAGTTTTTTCATTTTTTACTAATCTAGCTGATATGTAAGTCGGGACACGTCAACCATTGATAAATAAAATGTCTTGAATTAATTTAACAATTTGAATTGAAGTAGTACCATAATTTTTCATAGTATCGTAGTACTTTTCAAACCTTTTTTTGTCATTTTCATTTTCTTGTCTAAAGTCTTTTTTAGTAATTCCAGATAATAAGTTTGAATTCTTTTCTAAAAACTCAGAAGTATTAGCAATAAATTCTTTTCATTTTTCACTATCTGGTTCAATTTCACGTTTAAATAAAGGAACAGGATCTAAAATTTTCTCGTTATATGAAAGGTCATAGTTTCTTAGGAAGTTAATAGGCGGAAGCGCTAGTAAATAGCCATATTCATAGTTGTTTTTGTTAATTCTAATTTTATTATCTTTGTAGAATTGAAGCACATGTTGTATAACTTCTGAAGGCTTTTTATTGTTTTTATCAGCTTCTTCTACAAATGAAATAAATTTGTCTGAGTAGTAATTGAAGGTTTGTGCATATGATTTAACTAATGAATTAAATTCAGATAATGATGAACCGTAAGCGTTAGCATTATTCTGTGTAACCAATTTATCTTCAATTGCTAAAAATGTTGATAAGTATGGTGTGCCATCAAAATAACCTCTTAAAATAGCCTTTAAGTCTTCATTATGCACTTTTGAACCAACAAGTGAAGTTAAGTTTCTAAACGTAATTGTTAAGGACTTTACATCATTTGCAAAATATAAGTATTTAGTTTCTGCAATTTCTTTGTGAAGTTGATCTTTGATGCTTTCGATGTTACTTGCTCTAGTGTCATATTCATTTTTCTTATTTGAATCAGTTTGCTTAGAAGCTAAATCTTTTAAATACGCAATACGTGAGTCTATGTGTTTTTTATTATGTTCTTTAGATACTGGATTTGTTTTTAAAAACTCTTTAGCAAGCAATATGCTAGGACTTAATGTGTGAATACAACTAGCTGAAACAATTGGCAGAGTAAAAGCTGAAACAGATGAAGAAATTAATAATATTTTTTTAAATTTATTTTTCATAATTCCCCTATAAAATAGCCTTGTAGTTTCAACTCTTTATTCCTGCATATGTAATAAAAACACCAATTGACAATATTATTATTGAAACAGCAACACCAGCAATTGAATAAGACATTTGATATCTAGCTTGCGCAACAACATTAACATCTAAAGCCACATAGTTGTTTATAT
Proteins encoded in this window:
- a CDS encoding Cof-type HAD-IIB family hydrolase, producing MLKKGIVFSDVDGTIYSRDNYVSNFNLDIIKSYQISFNIATGNPICPRMLKLAKLTDADYIIGSSGAQIYDYKNSKFVKEDYIDADVVKQIFKIFWEQNIPAAAWSSHIFYAFRENEKEFLNKIYYRYESFDQFTMYKGESDIKPIAKMEVYFEDFDKIDELMAELSKLKCKLIKTHMNLEILPIKESKGNAIMWILDNLLKDYSTDEIMVIGDSENDFSMFKKFNYSYVMDNAKDEVKKRANFVTKDVQEHGLGHAILDYMQKFQGNLNKKEE
- a CDS encoding MAG5080 family lipoprotein; the protein is MKNKFKKILLISSSVSAFTLPIVSASCIHTLSPSILLAKEFLKTNPVSKEHNKKHIDSRIAYLKDLASKQTDSNKKNEYDTRASNIESIKDQLHKEIAETKYLYFANDVKSLTITFRNLTSLVGSKVHNEDLKAILRGYFDGTPYLSTFLAIEDKLVTQNNANAYGSSLSEFNSLVKSYAQTFNYYSDKFISFVEEADKNNKKPSEVIQHVLQFYKDNKIRINKNNYEYGYLLALPPINFLRNYDLSYNEKILDPVPLFKREIEPDSEKWKEFIANTSEFLEKNSNLLSGITKKDFRQENENDKKRFEKYYDTMKNYGTTSIQIVKLIQDILFINGWRVPTYISARLVKNEKTKKYDFKYFLEVLENPAEPNKKSSYKIYDIIKDFNLDNQDKKVTVSPQDQYLPTQFDKWVDEIKDLDMISNYEEIVEYSKLKPAVTTIEELKTEIANLKKELETASDEGKKKSLQNQIKEKEEEQKKTEEELRQSKAEQLEVAKKFMEKINLGQKISKLN
- the obgE gene encoding GTPase ObgE, with translation MAKFIDEIKLTLIAGKGGDGIISFRREAHVDKGGPDGGDGGKGGNIYFVGDKGKNTLLSLYGNKQISAEDGINGGPKNLYGATGKSTYVKVPIGTMVYKNNKLVADIVEEKEYLVAQGGIGGRGNAKFKSSRNTAPRICENGTPGEKYLAHIVLKVMSDVGIIGKPSAGKSTLLSAISNAKAKIAEYEFTTLVPQLGLVKYHDHSFTVADLPGLIKGASEGKGLGIQFLRHIERCRVVVQIIDFGSDEKDPIEDFEVINKELEEYSKKLASKAKVVVANKSDLQGFRVRVDAFKAKYPDVDVVEISAIERSNLDELKGKIWKVLEETKMAPTEEDDEEESVVEIKLEEDYKISNPYAGFFEITGPKIEQIYHKIPLVSYDNLIRFNTMLKKIGVWDDLLKYDIKPGDTVRILEYEFEWDGEF
- a CDS encoding pyrimidine-nucleoside phosphorylase translates to MRIVDLIEKKRLGKSLSNSEIDFLLGSYVKGQTPDYQMAAFLMAVMFQGMESAELAYFTKFMMHSGDVIDLSDIPGIKVDKHSTGGVGDKTTLAVAPICAALGAPVAKMSGRGLGHTGGTIDKLESIPGFTVELSDAQFKKQVKEHKIAVIGQSSSLVPADKKIYALRDVTSCVQSIPLIASSIMSKKLATGSDAILLDVKCGNGAFMKTPELARELSRTMISIGKELNVDVRAEITNMSRPIGREIGNKNEVLEAIRTLQGNGPSDFKELVYSSCATIMEQAKIAKSHEEGLKLVDEVIKNGKALEKFYEFIKLQGGDTEALKSPSFWNPKYSFDIYADSNGYLEIFDALTFGIVAMKLGAGRATKEDKIDFEAGITLHKKTNETVKKGDKLFTLYSSKEINSDLKDELSKAYRIGAVQVENKIIIDRLK
- the deoD gene encoding purine-nucleoside phosphorylase, whose translation is MTPHINAPKGSIAKLVLMPGDPLRAKYIAETFLDEGYELVNTVRNVFMYTGTYKGKKVSIAASGMGCPSIGIYSYELFKFYDVDKIIRVGSTGAYVEDLKLYDTVLVDSAYADSNAFRKLVLNDHSFVAYPSASLNEEIKKSAEKLGIEMKTARTHSSDVFYSSVPLSERIAESQAACVEMESYALFTNAEKLGKQAACLLTVSDNLITHEETTPEERQTSFNNMMKIALELA